One genomic segment of Kiritimatiella glycovorans includes these proteins:
- a CDS encoding PEP-CTERM sorting domain-containing protein, translating to MKLQSFLIVMLMVPMLAAAQYSDDFEDGTIDSSLWSTFKDAPLDYAEQNGRLELIAPADQDDLSAGVTFVHTVSSGDWAEVSVKFNSSECTNETFLNINVENLGREDDFLVFGNGHSLQTFGVDSRVWVATKFTNDVQVAGAAKVETTTEDSGTFYMTYTNDLFYFSSTGFGPGNAFWTNDASGWLDPTEFEFSMELVVWSNNPAIAGSGAYFDDFQAVPEPASMFLWCGGLLGLGFLRRRIRMRYTTY from the coding sequence ATGAAGCTGCAGTCATTTCTGATCGTAATGCTCATGGTGCCGATGCTCGCGGCCGCTCAATATTCGGATGACTTTGAGGACGGCACCATCGACTCCTCGCTCTGGAGTACCTTCAAAGATGCGCCGCTGGACTACGCGGAGCAGAACGGACGTCTTGAACTGATCGCCCCCGCCGACCAGGACGATCTCAGCGCCGGGGTGACCTTCGTTCATACGGTCAGCTCCGGAGACTGGGCCGAGGTTTCAGTGAAATTCAATTCGTCTGAATGCACGAACGAGACCTTTCTTAACATCAATGTCGAGAATCTCGGCCGCGAGGATGACTTCCTCGTTTTCGGGAACGGACACAGCCTGCAGACCTTCGGCGTGGATTCTCGCGTCTGGGTAGCGACCAAGTTCACCAATGATGTCCAGGTGGCGGGGGCGGCGAAGGTCGAGACGACGACGGAGGATTCGGGCACGTTCTACATGACCTACACGAACGACCTCTTTTATTTCAGCTCGACCGGGTTCGGCCCGGGGAATGCGTTTTGGACGAATGATGCGTCGGGATGGCTCGACCCCACGGAATTCGAGTTTTCCATGGAACTGGTCGTCTGGAGTAACAATCCGGCGATAGCAGGTTCGGGGGCGTACTTTGATGACTTCCAGGCGGTGCCGGAGCCGGCATCGATGTTCTTGTGGTGCGGTGGGCTGCTGGGCCTGGGTTTCCTCCGCCGCCGGATTCGGATGAGGTACACGACCTACTGA
- a CDS encoding 3-oxoacyl-ACP synthase III family protein translates to MNHIQVFQRPLTRIAGLGIHLPEKIVDNETLAEQVNAPERLRKRLPGIIDRTTRVRSRRHAGPGEYPSDLAAVAAKRAMEHAGIAHSDVDTLIYASTDMDQLEPATANILQQKLGWPVINSFDVSNACNSFLQAVNVGNSLIATGGAQCVVVCAAELGSHWINYDIRRKQDLRTKMGGLTLGDAAASVVLTPADDDGAGIQEINLVTLGEHWRLCHVPENIDWRAASPRSIHGWFYLDMSALARIVKDLSVNYFQEYRQHRRELFGEEDFVDGLKKVVPHQISRRLIEEVVSNLHADMDMVAITADEFGNTAAAAIPLTLHMLIESGETRWGTGDEILLFGAASGLGMGHIRIRL, encoded by the coding sequence ATGAACCATATACAGGTGTTTCAGCGTCCCCTCACCAGAATCGCGGGGCTGGGGATTCACCTTCCGGAGAAGATCGTCGACAACGAAACCCTGGCGGAGCAGGTGAATGCGCCGGAACGGCTCAGAAAACGCCTTCCGGGAATCATCGACCGCACGACGCGCGTGCGTTCGCGGAGACATGCCGGCCCCGGCGAATACCCTTCCGACCTGGCGGCAGTTGCCGCCAAACGCGCGATGGAACACGCCGGGATCGCGCATTCGGACGTCGATACACTGATCTACGCCAGCACCGATATGGACCAGCTCGAACCGGCCACGGCCAATATCCTGCAGCAGAAACTGGGCTGGCCGGTCATCAATTCCTTCGATGTGAGCAACGCCTGCAACAGTTTTCTGCAGGCGGTCAATGTCGGCAACAGCCTGATCGCGACCGGGGGCGCGCAGTGCGTGGTGGTGTGCGCCGCGGAACTCGGCAGTCACTGGATTAATTATGACATCCGCCGGAAACAGGATCTCAGAACCAAGATGGGCGGACTGACCCTGGGCGATGCCGCCGCCTCCGTCGTGCTTACACCCGCCGACGACGACGGGGCCGGAATCCAGGAGATCAATCTCGTAACGCTGGGCGAACACTGGCGGTTGTGTCACGTGCCCGAAAACATCGACTGGCGGGCCGCCTCGCCGCGAAGTATCCACGGATGGTTCTACCTGGACATGAGCGCGCTGGCCAGAATTGTCAAGGATCTCAGCGTAAACTACTTTCAGGAATACCGGCAGCACAGGCGCGAGTTGTTCGGCGAAGAAGATTTCGTCGACGGATTGAAAAAGGTGGTCCCGCACCAGATTTCGCGCCGCCTGATCGAGGAAGTAGTCAGTAATCTGCACGCGGATATGGACATGGTAGCCATCACGGCGGATGAGTTCGGAAATACGGCCGCGGCCGCGATACCCCTGACGCTCCACATGCTGATCGAGAGCGGAGAGACGCGCTGGGGCACCGGCGATGAAATCCTTCTCTTCGGTGCCGCCAGCGGGCTTGGGATGGGTCATATCCGCATCCGGCTGTAG
- a CDS encoding sulfotransferase family protein, with protein MQPSIHQANIISRLLFGRAFRDQWVLPAGPGRLFSLLLRSSEFPARMPRESGPPDRPVFLVSLPRAGSSMLQDLLCSHRDAGYFTQMMHAFWPRFCGAEILRRRLGLDIRGERFIGDSVKISGGTPADPVQVWADWLELDPWSTEYCERHAEDFSEEDRARMYLDIRRCLWCFGPGKKRFFSKNPALLPHIDLLPRLFPGARIVYLVRDPRPAANSLIKLYRRCEEQRRGMSRRRRRRFPDRPFIPYPRLPRLTEYLREYGPEDIRTTAGLWRDAAFYVDERLRAVPEVMTLRYEDFLADPGEQVARLLDFCELPAAGASNPAFRSRLEEVGCIHHSNRGYGRFEEIEAICGEAMERLGYRK; from the coding sequence ATGCAGCCGTCCATCCATCAGGCGAATATCATTTCCCGGCTGCTCTTCGGCCGCGCCTTCCGCGACCAGTGGGTTCTGCCCGCAGGGCCCGGCCGGCTTTTTTCCCTCCTGCTGCGTTCCTCCGAATTTCCGGCCCGTATGCCGCGCGAGTCCGGACCTCCCGACCGCCCGGTCTTTCTCGTCTCCCTGCCGCGCGCGGGTTCCTCGATGCTGCAGGACCTGCTGTGCTCACACCGTGACGCGGGGTACTTCACCCAGATGATGCACGCCTTCTGGCCGCGGTTCTGCGGGGCGGAGATCCTGCGCAGGCGGCTAGGGCTGGATATCCGCGGCGAGCGGTTCATCGGAGACAGCGTGAAGATCTCCGGAGGCACGCCCGCCGACCCCGTACAGGTCTGGGCGGACTGGCTGGAACTCGACCCGTGGTCGACCGAGTACTGCGAGCGGCATGCGGAGGACTTTTCCGAGGAAGACCGCGCGCGCATGTATCTCGATATCCGGCGCTGCCTGTGGTGTTTCGGCCCCGGGAAGAAACGGTTTTTTTCAAAGAATCCGGCCCTGCTCCCGCATATCGACCTGCTGCCCCGCCTTTTTCCCGGGGCCAGGATCGTATATCTCGTGCGCGACCCGAGGCCCGCCGCCAACTCGCTGATCAAACTCTACCGCCGCTGCGAGGAACAACGGCGCGGCATGTCACGTCGACGCCGGCGCCGCTTCCCCGACCGGCCCTTCATCCCCTACCCCCGGCTGCCGCGCCTCACCGAGTATCTCCGCGAGTACGGACCGGAGGACATCCGCACGACCGCCGGTCTGTGGCGAGACGCCGCCTTTTACGTGGACGAGCGCCTCAGGGCGGTGCCGGAGGTCATGACGCTCCGCTATGAGGACTTCCTGGCAGACCCGGGCGAACAGGTCGCCCGCCTCCTCGACTTCTGCGAACTGCCCGCAGCGGGCGCTTCAAATCCGGCCTTCCGGTCGCGCCTTGAGGAGGTCGGATGCATTCACCACTCCAACCGCGGCTACGGGCGGTTTGAGGAGATCGAGGCGATCTGCGGAGAGGCCATGGAGCGACTGGGCTACCGGAAGTAA